Genomic DNA from Streptomyces sp. NBC_01571:
GCGACCAGTTCGGGCATCGTGAGCTGTCTGACGGTCATCTGGTTGATGCTGAACCGCTCAAGGACGTCGCCCACCGGCCTCACCGGGCCGGCCGGGCTCACTGGTCCACCCCGTACAGCGCGAGCAGGTTTTTGATCCGGGTCTCCGCAAGGGCCGGGTCGGGGAACAGCCCCAGTCCGTCGGCCAGTTCGTAAGCACGGCCGAGGTGCGGGAGGGAACGGGCCGACTGCAGGCCGCCCACCATCGTGAAGTGCCCCTGATGTCCGGCGAGCCACGCCAGGAGGACGACTCCCGTCTTGTAGAAGCGGGTCGGCCTCCGGAAAAGGTGACGGGACAGCTCGACGGTGGGATCGAGCAGCTCGCGGAATCCCTTCACGTCACCCGTGTCGAGCACCCGCACCGCCTCGGCCGCCAGCGGTCCCAGCGGGTCGAAGATGCCCAACAGGGCATGACTGAAGCCCTGTTCGTCGCCCGCGATCAACTCGGGGTAGTGGAAGTCGTCGCCCGTGTAGCAGCGGACCCCGTGCGGGAGCCTGCGGCGCAGGCCGACCTCGCGCCGGGCGTCGAGGAGGGAGACCTTGATGCCGTCGACCTTGTCGGGACGGGCCGCGATCACCTCCAGGAGGACGTCCGTCGCCGCGTCCAGGTCGCTCGACCCCCAGTAGCCCTCGAGCGCCGGATCGAACATCGGGCCCAGCCAGTGCAGGACCACCGGCCGGGAGGCCTGGCGCA
This window encodes:
- a CDS encoding dihydrodipicolinate synthase family protein — protein: MTVRLPDPAGGVRLYEPRAEPLALTTGSPLTSRTVFSAAHVVADPYADVSPDSPAAVDWDATLAFRRHLWSHGLGVAEAMDTAQRGMGLDWAGAAELIRRSAAEAKAVGGRIACGVGTDQITAGSLAEVRAAYEEQLALVEETGAQAVLMASRALTAAARGPEDYLDVYGHLLRQASRPVVLHWLGPMFDPALEGYWGSSDLDAATDVLLEVIAARPDKVDGIKVSLLDARREVGLRRRLPHGVRCYTGDDFHYPELIAGDEQGFSHALLGIFDPLGPLAAEAVRVLDTGDVKGFRELLDPTVELSRHLFRRPTRFYKTGVVLLAWLAGHQGHFTMVGGLQSARSLPHLGRAYELADGLGLFPDPALAETRIKNLLALYGVDQ